Genomic segment of Anguilla rostrata isolate EN2019 chromosome 13, ASM1855537v3, whole genome shotgun sequence:
AGCACACAAAATTGGGACaggcacatttaaacaaaataaacgcATTGTTGAGATTCACAATGAAATGTAACACCCTGGTCAAAAAGAAATGTCCTTTGTTAATACAAAGTGGAAGAATCTTTTTTGACTGAaatttttaacatttgaaattgtatttaattgtcACCGTTTGCTTCTTTGAATGATTTACACTGAAAGTATAGTATCTTTTAGAATTAAGACAAAACTCAggacaagaaagaaaagagattcTTGTGTTGTTAGCTCTCTTCAATTAatcgtttaatttttttttcaatgcaaagGGAATTTATAAACCTTGTTCTCAATAGGGAGCCGAAGTTGCCACATCAATGCCCTGGGTGCCCAGGCCCGTAAATTGCcctattcattttcacattaacTTTTCTAAACGCTACCAAAGATTTACAATCATTTAAGTAAAGGTACCTGATTATaggcttttttttaattgacaaaCGAACAACATAAATGGTGTGTTTGCATAACGTCACTGATCGGACAATGCTCAGTAGTCAATGTTCTGAGAATCGACATGGAGTGgcttttcttattattttctcCTGTCGCGCCCTCTGATGGCACAGGTGGTTAACACAACGTATCGAACTGAGTGATGCGAGTACGAAAGGAATTAGGCTATCcatctatatatttttaaaggaattaaaataaaaaataataatttacacttaaatgttaaatgcaaTTTCATTAAATAGCGTGTCTACCTCGATATGAAACCTGAGTAGGTTCGACAGGGACGTCAGGCATGTTTTGTTCGCATGCGCTTGCCGTAGTTGGTTGGGGGGTGTGTACGTATGGTGTGTGCACGCTTGACCGCAGACAGTGCTCAGTTCACGATCTGGTCTTCTGTAACCGTCTAGGCCTGTGGTACTCTTCGCACAGTCATGGCTGGGAAGCGAGCGTTGGTCATTTTATCCAAGGGTGCAGAAGAGATGGAGACTGTCATACCCGTGGACGTCATGCGTAGGGCTGGGGTGTGTAAAAcgattaatgttagctaacatgATTGACGTTTAAGAATTTGGCTCGTTAGCTGGTGCTAACTGCTTTGCTGGCCTGGCTAGTTGCCTGCTGCTACTAGTGAACGTTTCGCATGTTAGTTCTAATCTAACTTTAGTGATTAGCATTACAGATTGTTAAAACTCAATACaacgttttttttattggaagaTGCACTGCTTCAGTTTGCCTAGAAATGTACAGTGGCATAGttgagttagctagctaggtgttTAGTTTCAGTAAAGTTATTTGGCTTTCTATTAATCAAACTtgaacaattaaaaagaaatatatttaatgtgcgAATGTTGCATTTTAAAGTCGTTCAAAATGTAAAGACATAGAAGCACCGCAGTGATTTAAGAAATGTCTGGATCATAGCTACTTGTCCCCCAGGGTCCTCAGACTGGTTTTCGTAAGCTCGCTAGCTGCGCAGAAATAAACCTACGCAGCAGCATTCAGTTCATTGACATTGCTGCTTATACTAATTGAATaagatggctagctagctgcctAGCGAAGTTTGTCTTAAAAAACGTTTATACCCCAGTTTACTGTATGAGTGAGCAAAcgctttgtttttaaatggtagTTGACCGTATAGACACGGAGATGTAAGGCAACCCCGTTGACTTGAAATATGAGACACAGGCCACTGCAAATGTCAAAGTTTGCAGCCTCTACAACTGGAAATGGTCAGTACATTTATGATTCATAAACGTGTACAACTGGGTAAATCATCTTCctttctgtgctcagtgtttcTCTCCCTTGATGTCTCTGGGCTTTCATTTGAATACCTGATGAATATGGTTGACATCTCATCTTAACATTGTCAATgaatcttcttttttccccctgcacagCGAATTATTTGCGGCCGTTTTTATGGGTGTACTTTCGTCcattgtgatgatgtcataccTAACACTCCTGTAGATTGCAGTGACTGTGGCAGGTCTGACGGGGAAGGAGCCGGTGCAATGCAGCCGCGATGTTAACATCTGCCCTGACACCAGCCTGGAGGATGCCCGCAAACAGGTAAGTTTTCACCCCTTTAACGCCCATAAtccaataaattatttgttttacttacacaccaaaaaaacaagacaaaataatACAAGTCAAAGTTTTCTTCCTATACTGTTGCTATCATCTTTAGTGTCCATAAGTGGACAGGACAGCTGTAGAGGTCACAGCCATTCTCCATATGtgctttggttttgtgttttgttcacagggtccataTGATGTTGTGTTGTTACCTGGAGGAGCCCTGGGGGCACAGAACCTCTCTGAGGTGAGCTCTATCACGTCTTCCTACCGGTAATAATAACATCCACTGCCTGTCAAGTGATACGATTGGATGACACAACAAACCTGCACCAGAGAGGCTACATATTTAGTGTGCCACTGATGCTGTAAATTAGGTGAAAATGGTAAGTTCAAAAAGTAGACAAATCATAGTAGTCTGAacctttttaattaataatttttccCAGTTCAATTCACAAGCAAAGGTGTAGCCTTGGTAGATCTCTAGAAACAGTAATGTTCTTTGCTTAATAATAAGTATTGGTAAGTAAGTGTAAATATTTGGAAAGCAATTAAAATGTgctgcattttatgttttacatttcaaaagttGACATCAGCACTCATCTACTTATTCCATGAATGTTGAAACTGGGTTGCAGTTTGCATTCGCGAAGCTTCAGCCAGTATGGCCAGTCAAATATTGATTACTGATATGtgatctgtgtctgtctgcagtctTCTGCTGTGAAGGAGGTGTTGAAGGACCAGGAGGGCAGGAAAGGGCTGATTGCAGCCGTCTGTGCAGGTATTGTGTGCTCAACTTCAGCATTAGGCTCATACACACAAGTCCTTTTTATTCAGCTTCAGTGTAGACTCGTATACAGTATGTCATGTACAGTCAGTCCAGCTTCTGCATATGCTGTGCCCTTAATAATCAAATTGTAACGCTGGATTTTTTTCTACTTGATGGTCAGTGTTTGATTAATATGATTTATTGGGCAGAGATTCAAGGGAAAGAATGAGCCAACAGTACTTCTGGCTCCAGGGATCAGATTTGATTTGAGCATCCCTGGTATGTACTCCAGTGAATGAGTAGCTTTATACCATCCTGTAGCAGTCAGCTGGAAATAATGTTGGTtggccaccaggtggcaaaATTTTCATTGAACCAAGTTCTAAGGGCCCCAGAACAGGGACAACCTTGCTTTCTTTCACAAGATATTTAAATTGAGGTCCTGACTGGTAATAGTCTTTTAAAGATCCTGGGGCACTTACTGAAAGTTGTGGGTATTAAACCCTGTATCCTCATCAAATTCCTAAACTCAGACCAGCTCAGTCTTGCAACATTCATCCCCATATGTTTGAAAAGGCTACACAATTGACTTGGCTGCTTATCTTGTTCCCCAGGTTTTCACTGTAAATGAGAAATTAGCTCTTATTTCACTTTGCTAATAAAATAGCTTCCTAATTAGAATGTGCATCGCTTACTGTTCATTCAGTTTCTCTACACCTTCATAAATGCCACACGTCCCAGTTTTAGCCTCTGAACATCTGTTCACACATTCAGATACTGTCATCCCACAACCCTTTCTATGGATTCATAGTCCTCTAAACTGTTCTGAAACTCCAGTGCaagtgagggtgtgtgaaaTTTGGTGGGAGTGGCACAtttctttgaataaaaaaaccaaCTACTTTTTAAGTTTCCAATGCACGTGCGTTTTATACAGGGACATTTGGTGCTGACGATTGCAATGTACTCTTGCAATAAACTTTGCATTGCAGTTTTACttcagatacaaaaaaaaatgttaaacattgAGACTTGTGTGCAGGTGCCAGCAGTTGCTCGTTTGAATTAGGATGAGATACACCACAGTATTTTAGGCAGAACCGAAAAGTCTATTGTATATAGTGAATAAGCTGTTCACAGTGGTTAGGTTTGAATCGAGTTGTTGTAGGAAGTGTGTTATTGAACTACTGACAGGATATTGTTACTTCCCCCTTTTCATTTTGCACACTGCGTGCTGTATGCTGGGGCGACGGGGGTTCTACTACCGCAGTCAGCCGAGTGAGGCACcctgtttcctgtgttctgtgcctCCGTCCTTCCCCCTGTGTAGCCAACACAGTCTGTCCTGCCATCCCATCCACTGTTCCCATCCTCACCCTTCAAGACACATCCAGGGCCTGGAACAGGAGAAGGGGCGAGAGGGCAGATGACTGCACCTCAGAAACTTGATGCTAACACAGCCAGGAAGCACAATCAATATCTCTGCGATCTGTATTTATGAATGGGTTTATGAGTCTACGTGGTGCTTTTTCCTTGCTGTTTTTATACCTGGAGAGCTGTGTctggggccctccaggaccCACCTCGTCTGCTTGTGGTGACCAGGTGTCCTCTGTGTTTCAGGCCCCACTGCCCTCTTGGCCCATGGCATCGCCTATGGCAGTACAGTTACGACCCACCCCGGCGCCAAGGACAAGATGATGACCGGAGGTAAGGAACTCCTCCAGGTATCACCCCCCTGGGAGTAGCATGCGCCATGCTGGAGGCCCACCCACAGCCAATCGGCACTCGCCATTGTTTCAGCTCACACAGCTGAGGCCTGCTTGAGTCATACCAATTCTGTTTGGGGGCGTGGTCAT
This window contains:
- the park7 gene encoding Parkinson disease protein 7 homolog, translated to MAGKRALVILSKGAEEMETVIPVDVMRRAGIAVTVAGLTGKEPVQCSRDVNICPDTSLEDARKQGPYDVVLLPGGALGAQNLSESSAVKEVLKDQEGRKGLIAAVCAGPTALLAHGIAYGSTVTTHPGAKDKMMTGGHYTYSEARVQKDGKLITSRGPGTSFEFALAIVEELMGAEVAAQVKAPLILKD